CAAATTGAAAcgaaacaaaattataagaCAGTGTTTTAGTTATAAATACAGTGGCATATAGTAAGTATTACGGTACAAAACTATAAGTTATAAGTAGAGAATCCGAATTTTTTCCAACTGAATTATTTGTTAACACGAAAATCGAACTTGGAATCTTTATCCTTTACCTCAATTGGGTCTAATTTAATGCTTATTCAATGGTGAAAACACTTCTTGCTACTATAATAATACTACTATATTAGAGCCAAGACTCATGCCTTAGGCTATCTTCAGTTATAGGGCTAAATGTCGTCTAGGGCTAAATATTTAGccctccaaaatattaattttttaaagatagTATAGGGCTAAATTTTTTCATCTCCAGCCATGCAGGGTAATATTTTAGGGtcctttatattttattattttgagaaaaactatggtACAACACTCATGCATTCCACAACtatgtattgtttaatttaattaaactactatttagagacaatattccatgaccaataattttttataatttttttttaaacaacacttgaaaacatttaaaaaggtgaacacatttatttattattattttttaaaaggatgAGTTTCAATGGTCTGACCTCCAACGATCATGAccagtaattttttataatttttttacaaattgaaaatatttgaaaaggtgatcacatttttaaaaaaaaagaaaaaaagattggGTTTCAATAGTCTGACTTCCAATGGTCAtgaccaataatttttttaaataaatgtttCTTAAACAACAcgaattgaaaacatttaaaaaggcttttaaaaatatatcgATAAAGTCATCATTTTTATTGTTGGCTGTTGGATATGCATTTGCACGAGATGATTCGTGTTGTTGCCCACACTTAATAATTTATCTTCTTCAAAAGCACACATGAACCCTAAAGCTGGGCCAAATGTGACCCAGTTGGAGGGCAAAATGGctaaatttggccaaaattttgttttgcccATGATTGGAGATgagttttgcattattttgtAGCTATATTTGGGATATATAGGGCTAAATGTAATCCATGAATAAATATTTAGccctccaaaatattaattttttaaaaatagtacaggGATAAATTGAGATACTTAAATACAAATCGaatctaaatttaaaaactaataaaacgattaatcCTAATAATAAATTAGGAGAGCGCCAAGTGCTGTCCGTTGGGCTACTGATCCCACGATGATTGTGTGGAATTATTGCATGTAATAATTGTGTGTGgaatacttttgaaaaaaaaaaaaaaaaattgtgcaTGGAATAATTGTGGATAGATATCCTTGTGCTTAGATTCTGGATAAGGTTGTGGACGGGCTTAAAATGAAAGGATGGTATAGTTGTTTTGTCCATTTGTGATTAACAAATGTTCTTTGTATATTGTCATCCAAATACATAAACTAAATGCAAGGGAATTGTATCATAACTGGTTAAAAATATCTATTCATAAATTGAAGGTATTAAGtttaattatactttttttagAATCgctttgtatttaaaaaaaaaaatacatgaacTAAATGAATGGTTTATCACGAGGATCTTAATTATGATCAAATTCCCGAATTTTACAGGAAACTTACattgtgaatttactttaaCCACCAGGACCTACAACTAAGTATAATCTCATCCCACCTTGCTGCTTGCCAATTCCAAACAATCAATTTCACATCTGTAAAATTTTCTCGTTATGGCCCTCAATTTCACTAATTAAGCGTATTATCTCAAAATTTACAACGAACAAATAAATTCCACTGGGGGTGTCCGAATGACTAAGCAGTACAGGAACAGAAATAGAAAAGCTTATGTGATTGCCATTTCAAGTTGCAACTGTTGTTACTCCGCCTTCCTCTCAATCTCTTCCAGTGCTTCCCACAATTTTGGGTCCTCAAAGTCTCTTCAATAACGAAGGCCACTACTGGCATTCCAGCTGCTACTCCAGCTTTCACCCCTGAAACAGAATCCTTAACAACCAAAAACAGAACACAGATGAGTGCAAGGCATATCAAAAACTTACTGGAGAATGCTGTTGTTAGTATTGCAAAGCACACAGTTCTGAGAGCCGAACCTCAAATGCCAAAGGGTCAGAAATGGTTTCGCTCCATCACATTCAtctccaacaacaacaaattcaaaaaaattcaagagcTCCACCATTTGGCCTTGGAGCATTTGTCCCTGCAGTCTGTATCAAGCCTTGATTTTCAATCCATTGGTGCAACTTGTGGAGGTCCTTAACAGGTTCTACTTGTTCAGATGCCAATCTAATCTCATTGGATAAGAGAAAATGAAACAGATTAAGCTGATAAGAAAAGCATATAATTGATATAATTgaaaagcattttttttttttcccccaaaaacTGATACCACATTATGTCCAAATCAATGGGGTATGTGATTAATCTACTGATAAGAAAAGACGACCCCCTGTTATTAATACCACATTATGTCCAAATCAATGGGGTGTGTGATTAATCTAAAACGTCACAAATTTTGTCTAgcttaaaacaaaataaaaaagcttcTGATTTTGTTGCATAGCAGTTTACTTGAGTTGCACATTCTAAAACAAGAAATTCTTAGCAATCTGATGTGTAACATAAATACGAAATacgtaaaaaattaaaaataagaataaaaagaGTTGATTTTTCCACTTCTCTTTTGTTCACTTGGATGCTGATTCTTGGATTTacacttttaaaaaaacaaaattgaagtgGACAAAAAGGGAGTGCGAAAATCAGCAGccaaaaaaagggaaagagagTGGAGCAATGGGATAGGATGCTGGTTCTTGGGTTGTTGGGCTTGGTGCTTTAAATGTTAGGAAGCTCACACCcatgttaaattttaaataaatttttagttttctttggACACAGAATTtgacaaattaaaatacaatatataatgaatgtTTCCATTACTAATATGAAAATTCCACACTTATTAGGCTTTATAGGTTCCTTAAAAATTAGTGTTAGTCATAGTGGACCGGTGATCTGTTTCTTTGATCGGGCCTGAATTTCACATACGTAAAAGATGTTCCATAACAGCAAGCCTAAAGAGGAAACAAATTTGTGTattctttttccttaaaatttaaaaatacaGAGTGGAACGTATACCTGTAGAAATTGGAGAGCTTTTGAATACCTTCACAACACAAGAGCAACCAACAACCTTACTTTTTCTAGAAAGAATCAATCCTATAAAGCTGTTAGAAAGGGAGAGGATCTagaattaaataataaattgaaagaaaaacaagaacaaaaaaagcaGTTCTCATGAATTACTGCACcctaatataatatatgagCATCATCTTCAACACAGAAAACCATCTGGTGGAAAGTACCTAGACTCTGTTTGCTCCCATTACAAAAAATGCTCCTTCAGGTAACAAATGAAAAACCCACCTCCAAATTATGCCAAAATAACAATAGACCCTACCTGCAGAAGCAACATCATAGACAGAGAGTAAACTTatgagaaaaaagaacaacAGAGGCTAGGGAGTTGCTTGTATCAAATACTAATTATAAATACAACGACATAATAATATGAATTCCACACCTGTAGGCTGTAGGCTGTAGGCTGTAGGCTGTGGGGAAGGGACACCTTTTCTTCAATCAACTCTCCACACCAACACTTGTCTAAAGGGAAAAAGCAACTGACTTGAGTTGAATGccagagcaaaagaaaatgtgaTATATGGGAAAAAAGAGTTCTATTCTTTTTagagaatgaaaaaagaatgatACCTTTAGAAGCAGAGTCACTCACTAACTTGAGTTGAGGATcattttctcaacaacaaTTCACACCACTTTCAACTATTTCGCATTTCAGGATGATACTTTCTCAGACTATTGAATCCGGTAGCTAAACGGTATGAGGTCAACTAGAgatttaaacataaatattagaAATCATTATGTCGTAACGGGGAAAGAATTAGGATCATTATGTCATAACATTCACTGTATgttatgaaaaaaagaagaaaaaagaaacataacaaATAATTAAGTTAAATGTACAATTGATTTAAGAgccaaaaacaataaaaggaaaaggaaaaacataCCCTCTATTAGTGGAATATGAGAAATCTTGGGCCACTCTGAGCCGTTCTCCTTGTTGCATCTCTCTTTTAGAAGGGGACAAGCCAAAATGAATATGCGTTTTAATTTGGTGAGACATTGCATAGCTTCTAGTGTAGGTAGATACATCATATTCTTGCAACCACGTATATCCAAGTACTTAAGAGATGTAAGGTTTCTCAACCACTCTGGAAGAGCCTCCATTCCGTCAAAAGATTCCACTTCGAGACATGTTAGAGAAGTCAAGTGTTGAATTTGTTCGGGCAGAGACTTGAGCTTAGGCCAACCCCATAACTTCAATGTTTCAAGTTGTGATGTAACCTGAAAAGCAGGGAATGAATCAAGCTCCTTCCAAAAGCCACCGATTTCCAATGTCTTCAAGTGGGTGAGGCAGGATGTTATTGCTAACCCATTGGGTAGACTTTTCAATCCATCGCAACAAAATATCTTCAATTCATGGAGGTTTGTGAGGTTGTCTAAACTTGGAATAGATTCTACATTCGGCAACTTGCTTATTTTCAACACCTCAAGAGAAGAACAGGATTCTAGCCTTATTGGCAAACTTGTCAATCCGGGGGAATCTGCAATTATCAATTCACGAAGGCATGTGAAGTCGAGTAAACTTGGAACAGACTCTGGTTTCCTGTTGCAACAAAATATAGACAACTTCCGGAGTGATGGGGGGCTGTGAATCAAAACGGATGTTAGCATATCACAATTTGATATTGCCAACTCCTGAAGAGAGATATAATAATCTAACCCACTCGGTAGACTTGACAACTCCTGACAGCCTGTAATCTCTAATTTGCAGAGGGATGGGAGGGCCTGTGTAACTGGAAGCAACTGTATACCATTGCAATTTTGTACAACCAGTTTCTTAAGAGATGTTGTGAGTAGCCCATCCGGCAAATAAGCAAGAATAGGACAATTGGAAATACGCACTGACTCAAGAAGTGCGCAAGAGCAAACTACATCAGGAGAAGCAATACGAGTTAGCTCTTGACAATCTCCTATCCCCAAGTATGTAAgattcttgttgttttttagCATCCCTTCTGGCAGAGAAACAAGTCCGCTTATCTTCCTTATTGTGAGCGAAGTAAGAGTGGTCAGCTTATTGCTTATGTTTGCTATTGGCATGCCGCTACCCATGGAATGTATCTTCAACGTCTTGAGAGATGGGAAATGGCTAGGAGCACTTCTCAATTTATCACAATTCTCAAAACCAGCTCCTCGAGGCAAGGAAAGACCACTATCCCACTTTCTAGCCATTCAGTTAGGTTCCTAGCATTGTAAATCTTTAACCTTTTCAATACAGGAAACGAACTACTCATGATCCATGATGGACATTTATCGCCCATGAAGttgaaaaattctaaaaattctAGTTTACTAGGGTGTGGTTGAAGGCCTTCTAGTACCTCTTCATCATTGGTTATGCTTGACCTATCCCCTGCCCACTGAAACTTTAACTTGCTTATGTTTGTCTTCTTCACTAATTTTGCTTTCATGGCTTCTTCTCCATCCCTCACGCGCTCTAGATTATAGATACATAATAGGCCTTTTAACAGGTTTAACCTAGCCAGCTCCTCTATTCCACGACCTGTCTCCTTACCCACCGTGAAATATTGTAATGTTCGGAGATTGGTCAATCGCCCCATCCCTGCGGGAAATTTCATACCATGcggataaaaataaatatgtctCAAGTTTATCAAATTTTGCAGTTCTTTTGGAAACTCTTCAAGGTTGCCCCCTTCcattcttaatgtttgtagATTATAAAGCTTTCCAATGGATTTGGGGAGTGCTTTGATCTTTGTATAGGAAACATCCAGATATCTCAAGTGTTTCAGCTTTCCAATAGCAATTGGCAACTCCTCAATATCAGCTTCATATAATTTTAAGACACGCAAACCTCTAAAGTTCAGTAAGAAATCACCAAGAACTTCTACATTCAAGAAAAGTGAGCGCAATTTATGAGCACCTCTTTCTAGAACTCCTTGTAGCACTGAGGTAGGAATATGTGCCATATGTCGAGTCTCATTGGAGTCATTACTCTTCGTTTTTGACACAAGTTCTGCGAGATCATGCACAAGGTCGTGCATTTTGCAACTTGTAATATTACCATACCAATCCTTTTCAACGTCTTGAAAGAAAGAGTTGTTCAAtagaatattaaaatattcatttcctATATCCTCCATCTCTAGATTACGTCTGTTGGGAGGAGAAGGGTAAAGCAATCCTTGAGCCATCCAAAGTTGGATCAAGTCATCCTTTTCAATTTCGAAATCTTTGACAAACATTGAGCAATATGCAAAACATTGTTTCAAATATGGTGATTTCAATTTATCAAAACTCAACTTCAAAACTGACAAGattctttcttctccttctggTAAATCCCATATTCTACTTTCTAGAATTGACCGCCATCCATCAATATCTTGAGAACGCATCATATTTCCCAAAACCTAGTGTACATGAGTTTGAATTTGTATTAAATGATAATGAAGTAAATTAACAATAATAACATTATAAAACGGATCCTTAAAATAGTCATCATGCACCCCTCACTTAATATATTCTCAGCATATGCAATCAGTATTCCTATTAGGTCAGTTTAGtacataattaatataaagctaccataaaatttcaatatatttgttccatatacaaaagaaaaaaaatgatatagaTCTAATACTAATGCATGCATAAATCATGAAATTTTACTTAGAACCCCTGAATTTTAGCATAATTACAGCTAGAGCCACATGTTTCATTTATTGCAATCACACCCCCTAAATCTAATTagattaaagaaaaaacccCCAACAAAATCAGGCACTACCCCCAACCAAACCCTTCAGCCACAACCCCATCCAAGCCCATCCTCAATCCATCCCCACCTAACCTCCCCGACCAAAAATCCCACCCAACCACCCCGGCGTACCACCAAGCTCTTGTGGGTTAGAGGTTTATAAATGAAGAACagaaaagaacaagaagaatgcATGCAAAAAGTACTTCAACACATACCTTTGCCACTAATGGTACACCTGCACACGTTTTGGCAATCTCCCTTCCGATTCTCTCTTGATCTTCAGTCAAAACAACACTCGTATCTAGAAACGCTTTATACTTCAATATGCACCAGCATTCATCCTCCGATAATTTTCCCAGAACACATGTAGGAAGTGTTTGTACAATTGATGAAACACTCACATTGCGAGTAGTGACAAGGATTTTGCTTGCTTTAGTGCTTGTAGCATTCAACAAGCAACTCATCAAATCGTCCCATTTGTTACGATCGTCGTTCCAAACATCGTCAAGCACGAGAAGATATGTCTTCCCTTTCAAATCTTCTTGCAGGTTTTCACATATTGTTGCTTTACCCTTTATCCCAGCTTTCTCTGGTTTAAGACATTCCAAGATCTCGCTTAAAATCTTTTTGACTTCAAAAGGAGCAGATACACATACCCATATTTTTTGATCGAAGTGTCTACCTATCTCAGGATTATTATATACGGATTTAGCCAAAGTTGTCTTGCCCAAGCCTCCCATCCCCACAATGGCCATAACAGAAAGACAATTCTCTTGGTTCTTGCCAGAGTTGATCAGGGTTGTAACTATGTCCGACGCAACCTCCTTCCTTCCAACAATGTACTTTTCATCTTGATCAAAGTTTGAGACGGTTTCCCTGTCAAGTCCTCCAATATCATGAGATGTTGCATTGACCAATGTTGACCTATCAACCAGTCCTATACTAGCTGCCTCATTCTTCAGGTTTGCCAAAGATGCATtgatgtttttaattttatgtgcCATTTTGCGACGAAATGCAATGGGATTGTGGCGTGAAAAGAAGTTGAGCACCTTTTTCTTGATCTGGTTTTGGATCTCCACTTTCCGCCGGAGAAGttcatattcatattcatCCAACACATCATCAGCTTCATGAGCTATGCCTTCCAGATCCTTCACCCACATCTCCACCCTCTCACCCCGAACTTGTAAATGTTGTGCATCTCTGAGCATAGCTTCCAACTTGAATAATGAGTCTCGTAGAGTTGTTAGCTCTCCTTTGAATCCCCAGAGAAGACTGAGTTCTTGCTCTGCAAGTGAAGCCACCCTCGTCAGAATTCCCTCAGCACCAAAAGTAAGAAACTCTGCAGCCATATTTTCTTTCAGTGTTGCTCAAAACTGAGAACGGAATGCTTAGTTTGGGTTAGAAAGGTAGAGTAAGATTGTATCTCTGAAAAGGTTGTGAGGGATTTTTGGACGGAAACGCGTGTGATTGGAGGAACTTATACAGAAATGTCATATGGCTGGCGTCAAAAGCTAACAATAATTTTATGGAATTATTGCATGTAATAAATGTGGATtgaatactttttaaaaaaggctttttatcacaaatggtccttcaGGTTTATAAAATTATCACAAATCGTCCTTcaagtttttttgtgacactaatAGTCCTTCAGGTTATCATTTACCCATCAAAATGGTCATTCTGTCAGTTTCTGTCAAAACTGACGTTAAATTCATGTGCTCAGCTTGCTTTTGAAATGATAATCTCATCTTTTCCACTCAACCTTCAACCAAACTCAACTGTCAGAACCCTTTCCCTCTATTTCCTCATGGTCCTTCTAGTTTGGCGCCCCTGTAATATATAACCAATCTTAAAAAGTAAActtttgaagaaattgaaacaaaccATGCTCAAGAGCAAGACCAATGGAGAACTGCAGAGAAAGACCAAACTCATGGatcaatatgaaaaatataagtcCTGCAAATTCATTATCAATGGCACATCAAATACAGAGTCTTCAAAAAAGTATTGAACCACATCAGTACTCAAAAAACCAGTGCACCACATCAGTACTCAAAAAACCAGTGCACCACATCAGTACTCAAAAAACCAGTCCTAACACAATATATCAAAATGAACTTCCCAAATCCTAACACAATACATCGAAATGAACTTCCCACACAATACATCAAAATGAACTTCCCataaatatatcaaaatgAACTTTCAAGTCCTAACTCAAACTCTCCATGGTCTTCCTCTTTTTGCTGGAGACTTAAGTCTTTTTTGCTGGGTTGGTGTCGTGCCTTAGTTTGATGAAGAAGGTTGTGAAAGAGGAGGCTGTGAACCCACTGTTGGTACCGATGCATGAGATTGTGCAGTTGTTATCCTGTTATGGCCTCCTCTTGCCACCTAAACATATTACTACACTAGTAAAACGCCAAAGAAAATGATATCATATTTTGACCATAGAAAATGACATATGAAAGTGAAAGAACCTTTAACTTTTGTTTCCTTTGCCTAATTGGCTTATCTTTGGGGTCTTTTCGGCCAATTTGAAGCTGCAAATAAAATCTCAACATTattatgaattatatataAGGTCCCACCTGTTTATACCTTTTTATATTGGAATGAAATATGCAAAGGAATTTTATACCTGTTTGGTAGCTGCATTTGTGCTAGAGGTCCCACATGTTTTCTTATTGTGTCCGTCCTGGCCACATTTGCTGCATTTGAATCTGTCATAAACCC
The Prunus dulcis chromosome 2, ALMONDv2, whole genome shotgun sequence DNA segment above includes these coding regions:
- the LOC117617948 gene encoding putative disease resistance protein RGA3, yielding MAAEFLTFGAEGILTRVASLAEQELSLLWGFKGELTTLRDSLFKLEAMLRDAQHLQVRGERVEMWVKDLEGIAHEADDVLDEYEYELLRRKVEIQNQIKKKVLNFFSRHNPIAFRRKMAHKIKNINASLANLKNEAASIGLVDRSTLVNATSHDIGGLDRETVSNFDQDEKYIVGRKEVASDIVTTLINSGKNQENCLSVMAIVGMGGLGKTTLAKSVYNNPEIGRHFDQKIWVCVSAPFEVKKILSEILECLKPEKAGIKGKATICENLQEDLKGKTYLLVLDDVWNDDRNKWDDLMSCLLNATSTKASKILVTTRNVSVSSIVQTLPTCVLGKLSEDECWCILKYKAFLDTSVVLTEDQERIGREIAKTCAGVPLVAKVLGNMMRSQDIDGWRSILESRIWDLPEGEERILSVLKLSFDKLKSPYLKQCFAYCSMFVKDFEIEKDDLIQLWMAQGLLYPSPPNRRNLEMEDIGNEYFNILLNNSFFQDVEKDWYGNITSCKMHDLVHDLAELVSKTKSNDSNETRHMAHIPTSVLQGVLERGAHKLRSLFLNVEVLGDFLLNFRGLRVLKLYEADIEELPIAIGKLKHLRYLDVSYTKIKALPKSIGKLYNLQTLRMEGGNLEEFPKELQNLINLRHIYFYPHGMKFPAGMGRLTNLRTLQYFTVGKETGRGIEELARLNLLKGLLCIYNLERVRDGEEAMKAKLVKKTNISKLKFQWAGDRSSITNDEEVLEGLQPHPSKLEFLEFFNFMGDKCPSWIMSSSFPVLKRLKIYNARNLTEWLESGIVVFPCLEELVLRIVIN
- the LOC117618158 gene encoding putative disease resistance protein At4g19050, with product MGSGMPIANISNKLTTLTSLTIRKISGLVSLPEGMLKNNKNLTYLGIGDCQELTRIASPDVVCSCALLESVRISNCPILAYLPDGLLTTSLKKLVVQNCNGIQLLPVTQALPSLCKLEITGCQELSSLPSGLDYYISLQELAISNCDMLTSVLIHSPPSLRKLSIFCCNRKPESVPSLLDFTCLRELIIADSPGLTSLPIRLESCSSLEVLKISKLPNVESIPSLDNLTNLHELKIFCCDGLKSLPNGLAITSCLTHLKTLEIGGFWKELDSFPAFQVTSQLETLKLWGWPKLKSLPEQIQHLTSLTCLEVESFDGMEALPEWLRNLTSLKYLDIRGCKNMMYLPTLEAMQCLTKLKRIFILACPLLKERCNKENGSEWPKISHIPLIEDKCWCGELIEEKVSLPHSLQPTAYSLQLNLFHFLLSNEIRLASEQVEPVKDLHKLHQWIENQGLIQTAGTNAPRPNGGALEFF